The following coding sequences lie in one Polynucleobacter asymbioticus genomic window:
- a CDS encoding NAD(P)/FAD-dependent oxidoreductase → MGKKKVAIIGAGISGLGCAYALRQHPDLDITIFEGGNHIGGHSNTVDLTLETPQGKMTHGVDTGFLVFNRKTYPRLVRLFEEIQAPIAPSEMSFSVSIDAGKKTGVNKKIEWAGNDLNSFFGQRSNLFSLSFWRMAYDILRFNRLATRLAEEQITAKLEYAEPDERIKDFLDRNRFSTSFRENYFLPMIGAIWSCSVEQMLEFPIQTMVRFCHNHGLLQIQNRPQWLTVKGGSREYVKLLVAALEKRQVKFVRETVVRVNARQSENSQAEVITSSGSHWFDEVVMACHSDQTLDLVHGIDQDARNILASVPYQKNRAILHTDINFLPATERCWAAWNYTAKSGATPTAQQHVSVNYLINRLQPLPKAFESTQIIVSLNPLTDPNPKLVHEEIHYSHPVFDMRAVQAQKELPLIQGNASIWYCGAWTGFGFHEDGLRSGELVAMDLMEKIAHRVLPNSIKDVQ, encoded by the coding sequence GTGGGTAAGAAAAAAGTTGCCATCATTGGCGCCGGTATTTCTGGACTAGGTTGTGCTTATGCGTTAAGACAGCACCCAGATTTAGACATCACCATATTTGAAGGCGGCAACCATATTGGCGGTCACAGCAATACTGTAGATCTCACACTAGAAACTCCTCAAGGCAAGATGACCCATGGAGTGGATACTGGATTTTTAGTATTTAATCGCAAAACCTATCCTCGCTTAGTTCGGTTGTTTGAGGAAATTCAGGCACCAATAGCACCATCAGAGATGTCTTTTTCAGTATCGATTGATGCTGGCAAAAAAACTGGGGTCAATAAAAAAATCGAGTGGGCTGGAAACGATCTAAACTCTTTCTTTGGACAAAGAAGCAACTTATTCTCCCTGTCGTTTTGGAGAATGGCTTATGACATCTTACGCTTCAATCGTCTCGCCACTCGGCTCGCAGAAGAGCAAATCACTGCCAAGCTTGAATATGCAGAGCCGGATGAACGCATTAAAGATTTTTTAGATCGCAATCGTTTTAGCACGAGCTTTAGGGAAAATTATTTCTTGCCGATGATTGGCGCCATCTGGTCATGCTCTGTCGAGCAGATGCTGGAGTTTCCAATTCAGACCATGGTTCGTTTCTGTCACAACCACGGACTTTTGCAAATTCAAAATCGCCCGCAATGGCTTACTGTTAAAGGCGGTTCACGAGAGTATGTGAAACTTTTAGTAGCTGCTCTGGAGAAGCGACAAGTCAAGTTTGTGCGCGAGACAGTTGTTCGTGTCAATGCACGTCAATCTGAAAACTCTCAGGCTGAAGTGATTACATCCTCTGGATCACATTGGTTTGATGAAGTAGTGATGGCGTGTCATAGCGACCAGACTTTAGATCTGGTGCACGGCATCGATCAAGATGCCCGTAATATTTTGGCCTCGGTGCCTTATCAAAAAAATCGAGCCATTTTGCATACAGACATCAATTTCTTACCAGCTACCGAGCGCTGCTGGGCAGCTTGGAATTACACTGCAAAATCAGGTGCAACACCGACTGCACAGCAACACGTCAGCGTGAATTATTTAATTAATCGCTTACAGCCACTACCCAAAGCATTCGAGAGCACACAGATTATTGTGAGTTTGAACCCGCTGACTGATCCCAATCCAAAATTGGTGCATGAGGAAATTCATTACTCGCACCCAGTGTTTGATATGCGTGCTGTTCAGGCACAAAAAGAGCTACCACTAATTCAAGGCAATGCCTCAATTTGGTATTGCGGCGCATGGACTGGATTTGGCTTTCATGAGGATGGTCTTCGCTCAGGTGAATTGGTGGCAATGGATCTAATGGAAAAAATTGCACATCGCGTTCTACCCAACTCCATTAAAGACGTTCAGTAA
- a CDS encoding DUF1365 domain-containing protein → MNLPTINFGTVKHRRFRPAKNAFGYGVFTLSIPMRARRSDPTLLSMHGLRDNQFGLFSFFDQDHGLGNADSLSWIEATLEANHIKSIDGEIWLQTFPRVLGYVFNPVSFWICTQANGQVQAVLAEVNNTFGERHCYLLNHDSGKALQSGETLVSKKVFHVSPFCDVRGEYHFRFLFPQDSNSKQHIVCRIELHEDGAPLINTSISGLAQPLNKSTLYLAFLRYPLMSLGVIGRIHWQALKLWLKGVPFHSKPKPPELEITR, encoded by the coding sequence ATGAATTTGCCAACGATTAATTTTGGGACGGTAAAGCATCGGCGCTTTCGCCCCGCTAAAAATGCGTTTGGCTACGGTGTATTTACGCTATCCATTCCGATGCGCGCTCGAAGGAGTGACCCAACATTACTGAGCATGCATGGTCTTAGAGATAATCAATTCGGACTTTTCTCATTCTTCGACCAAGATCATGGATTGGGCAATGCAGATAGCCTGAGCTGGATTGAAGCAACCTTGGAAGCAAATCATATTAAGTCTATCGATGGCGAGATCTGGTTACAAACCTTCCCGCGAGTATTGGGATATGTCTTTAATCCTGTGAGCTTTTGGATTTGCACTCAAGCCAATGGACAAGTTCAGGCGGTATTAGCCGAGGTGAACAACACTTTTGGTGAACGGCACTGCTACTTGCTCAACCATGACTCTGGCAAAGCCTTGCAATCCGGAGAGACCTTGGTGAGCAAGAAAGTGTTTCATGTGTCGCCTTTCTGTGACGTACGCGGGGAATACCACTTTCGCTTTTTGTTTCCTCAGGATAGCAATTCAAAGCAGCATATCGTTTGTCGGATTGAGCTTCATGAAGACGGCGCTCCATTGATCAATACCAGCATCAGCGGGCTAGCTCAGCCCTTAAACAAAAGCACTCTCTACCTTGCCTTCCTTCGCTACCCCCTGATGAGTCTGGGTGTTATTGGTCGAATTCATTGGCAGGCATTGAAATTATGGTTAAAAGGTGTACCCTTTCACTCAAAACCTAAACCACCAGAACTTGAAATTACCCGATGA
- a CDS encoding SAM-dependent methyltransferase, producing the protein MNRPGQSLLSRLTFSRTEKRESKQQQYRSSTETLLALLGQLRSGYLVLTLPNKEVKEFGNSTDQLHAEIQVLDWSVFKQVLSHGDIGFAESYIRGEWNTPDLKAVLELAIRNRTILEKAIYGSWLGSIAYRLRHWFRDNSKSGSRKNIHAHYDLGNAFYTLWLDPTMSYSSAWFSEGDKQSLMDAQRAKIKRILDSINTKPGDQLLEIGCGWGGFMEEALRNGNQVTGLTLSTEQKAFADTRLQKVVAEINSSRQFEVRLQDYRDCAEQFDGIASIEMFEAVGENHWGEYFQTVANRLKAGGRACIQTIVIAEDLFDRYRHSTDFIQQYVFPGGMLPSPSKFKAAAASAGLEVEAEFAFGADYAKTLCLWRDSFNHKIEEIYRLGFDEAFIRLWNFYLMYCAAGFSEKNIDVVQYTLKHQDVIHSSDALRP; encoded by the coding sequence ATGAATCGCCCCGGCCAATCACTACTGTCCCGCCTAACCTTCTCACGTACTGAGAAGCGCGAATCTAAACAGCAACAATATCGCTCGAGTACAGAAACCTTATTGGCTCTTTTGGGGCAATTACGCAGCGGATATTTGGTGCTCACCCTGCCAAATAAAGAAGTCAAAGAATTTGGAAATAGTACAGATCAATTGCATGCAGAAATCCAAGTTTTAGATTGGTCCGTGTTTAAACAAGTGTTATCTCATGGTGATATTGGCTTTGCTGAAAGCTATATTCGGGGTGAATGGAATACACCTGATCTCAAAGCAGTTCTGGAATTGGCTATTCGTAACCGCACCATCTTAGAGAAAGCAATCTATGGAAGCTGGCTTGGATCCATAGCGTATCGCCTGAGGCATTGGTTTAGAGATAACTCCAAATCTGGAAGCCGTAAAAATATTCATGCGCACTATGACTTAGGAAATGCCTTCTACACCCTTTGGTTAGACCCCACTATGAGCTATTCAAGCGCGTGGTTCTCTGAGGGTGACAAACAATCACTGATGGATGCGCAACGTGCCAAGATCAAACGTATCTTAGATTCCATAAACACCAAGCCAGGTGATCAACTCCTAGAAATTGGCTGCGGTTGGGGTGGCTTTATGGAAGAGGCTCTGCGGAATGGCAATCAAGTTACCGGCCTGACTTTGTCGACAGAACAAAAAGCTTTTGCAGACACTAGACTTCAAAAAGTAGTTGCAGAGATAAATAGTTCCCGTCAATTCGAAGTGCGTCTCCAGGACTATCGAGACTGTGCAGAGCAATTTGATGGCATTGCCTCCATTGAAATGTTTGAGGCAGTTGGTGAAAACCATTGGGGTGAATACTTCCAAACCGTTGCCAATCGACTAAAAGCAGGCGGCCGAGCTTGTATCCAAACAATTGTGATTGCAGAAGATTTATTTGATCGCTATCGCCATAGTACCGACTTTATCCAACAGTATGTTTTTCCAGGCGGCATGCTGCCATCACCAAGTAAGTTCAAGGCTGCGGCCGCTAGTGCAGGCCTAGAGGTTGAGGCAGAGTTTGCTTTTGGTGCCGACTACGCTAAAACCTTATGTCTATGGCGTGATAGCTTTAATCACAAGATTGAAGAAATCTATCGCCTCGGATTTGATGAAGCTTTCATTCGACTTTGGAATTTCTATCTCATGTATTGCGCAGCTGGATTCTCCGAAAAGAATATTGATGTCGTGCAGTACACCCTCAAACACCAAGATGTTATTCACTCAAGTGATGCCCTGCGCCCATGA
- a CDS encoding SDR family NAD(P)-dependent oxidoreductase, producing the protein MKQKGIDSFINQRIWIIGASSGIGEACTKAFIKAGAKVALSSRRVERLNTLAQSADPEQSLVLPLDVTQQEQLISAHQTILEAWGGLDLLLFVSGVYTPLRADNFDFDVAQQTIDANLLGPMRAVGIVLPNMLEAHSGHIAIVGSVAGYSGLPKALAYGPSKAGIINFCETLYYDLLPQGVSVHMISPGFVATEATAQNDFEMPALITADEAAKEILNGIQAGEFDIHFPKRFSGFLKFLRILPYPLYFWIVRRFVKI; encoded by the coding sequence ATGAAACAAAAAGGAATTGATTCATTTATCAATCAACGTATTTGGATCATTGGAGCATCCAGTGGAATTGGTGAGGCCTGTACAAAAGCTTTTATCAAAGCAGGTGCAAAGGTGGCACTCTCAAGCCGTCGTGTTGAACGCCTAAATACTCTTGCGCAATCCGCGGATCCAGAACAAAGCTTGGTTCTCCCGCTGGATGTGACCCAGCAAGAACAGCTTATTTCAGCTCATCAAACTATCCTAGAAGCGTGGGGCGGATTAGATCTGCTGCTATTTGTTTCCGGCGTATACACACCCTTGCGCGCTGATAATTTTGACTTTGATGTTGCACAACAAACCATTGATGCCAACTTACTAGGCCCCATGCGGGCAGTCGGAATAGTCTTGCCGAATATGCTCGAGGCTCACTCCGGTCACATTGCGATTGTTGGAAGTGTTGCTGGATATAGCGGACTCCCAAAAGCTTTGGCCTATGGGCCAAGCAAAGCGGGGATTATTAATTTCTGTGAAACACTCTATTACGACTTACTACCGCAAGGCGTAAGTGTGCATATGATTTCACCAGGCTTCGTGGCAACCGAAGCAACTGCTCAAAATGATTTTGAGATGCCAGCGCTAATCACTGCTGATGAAGCTGCTAAAGAAATCCTTAACGGAATTCAGGCGGGAGAGTTTGATATTCACTTCCCTAAACGATTTTCAGGATTCTTAAAGTTCCTCAGAATCCTGCCTTACCCTCTTTACTTTTGGATCGTACGACGCTTCGTCAAAATCTAA
- a CDS encoding thiol:disulfide interchange protein DsbA/DsbL, which translates to MITLSKSKRALLSAAILGMAFSVSGLATAQSPKIEEGFDYRILPTPQPVESKGKVEVIEFFWYGCPHCYDFEPELNAWLKRQPKDVTFRKVPVAFRDDFMPHSQLFYALEAMGKGDAMNDKVMYAMHKENKRLMTENEIADWVASQGIDRNTFLATYRSFAVVSKARAARQMADAYRIDGVPTVVMQGRYVTSPSIAGTKAKAIAVMDFLEQKIRKDKYK; encoded by the coding sequence ATGATCACATTGTCTAAGTCTAAGCGAGCCCTTTTATCTGCGGCGATTCTTGGTATGGCCTTTTCTGTTTCAGGCCTTGCTACTGCGCAAAGCCCTAAGATTGAAGAGGGGTTTGATTACCGTATTCTGCCTACTCCTCAGCCAGTTGAATCTAAAGGCAAGGTTGAGGTCATCGAGTTCTTTTGGTACGGCTGTCCACATTGCTATGACTTTGAGCCGGAGCTCAATGCATGGCTTAAGCGCCAACCAAAGGATGTGACATTCCGCAAAGTGCCTGTTGCCTTCCGTGATGACTTTATGCCACACAGCCAATTGTTCTATGCCTTAGAGGCCATGGGCAAGGGTGATGCGATGAATGACAAAGTCATGTACGCCATGCATAAAGAAAATAAGCGCCTCATGACAGAAAATGAGATTGCAGATTGGGTTGCGTCTCAGGGTATTGATCGCAATACTTTCTTGGCCACCTATCGTTCCTTTGCCGTTGTATCGAAGGCACGTGCTGCAAGGCAGATGGCTGATGCTTACCGCATTGATGGTGTGCCAACTGTTGTGATGCAGGGTCGCTATGTGACCTCCCCATCAATTGCTGGAACCAAAGCTAAAGCGATCGCAGTAATGGATTTCTTGGAGCAAAAAATCCGTAAGGATAAGTACAAGTAA
- a CDS encoding SPOR domain-containing protein, with product MKQNNQNTSFTPNTPSSSPEYGGTILGFILGLGVGLGVAFVIAFYLSKNTPQERPGVRAPNLPLTIKPGPAPAEGEAAAPAESLDLNKPLQGKSAAPAANTPDPIADLVNGKKPAESTPAPAAKSDAIYFLQVGAFNKRADADAQKASLAIQGIQSQLSEISSEGNTLWRVRVGPYNSVEESNPVRDKLNSMGIKPSVIKSSKS from the coding sequence ATGAAACAAAATAATCAAAACACCAGCTTCACTCCCAACACGCCGTCTTCGAGTCCGGAGTATGGTGGCACTATCCTTGGCTTTATTTTAGGTCTTGGGGTTGGTCTCGGCGTTGCTTTTGTGATTGCCTTTTACCTTTCCAAAAACACACCTCAAGAGCGCCCTGGAGTCAGAGCCCCTAATCTCCCATTAACAATTAAGCCAGGTCCAGCGCCTGCCGAGGGCGAAGCAGCCGCCCCTGCGGAGTCTCTTGATTTGAATAAGCCTTTGCAGGGCAAGTCGGCGGCACCTGCGGCCAATACCCCAGACCCTATTGCTGATTTAGTCAATGGGAAGAAGCCGGCAGAATCGACCCCCGCACCAGCTGCAAAATCGGATGCAATTTATTTCTTACAAGTGGGCGCCTTTAATAAGCGAGCTGATGCAGATGCTCAAAAAGCCAGCTTGGCTATTCAGGGCATCCAGTCCCAACTAAGTGAAATTAGTAGCGAGGGCAACACGCTCTGGCGTGTTCGTGTTGGCCCATACAATAGTGTCGAAGAAAGCAATCCTGTGCGAGATAAGTTAAATAGCATGGGCATTAAACCGAGCGTTATTAAATCTAGCAAATCATGA
- the argS gene encoding arginine--tRNA ligase, translated as MLLTNKNRLIEMLGVALQGLAQERGLGDAPAPRLERPKAVDHGDVACNIALQLSKAWKLNPRELAQALVERLEQQPGYADLIASCEIAGPGFINFRLSNAAKTAVVQEILTAGAQFGQLAPEAAPVSSAMIEFVSANPTGPLHVGHGRQAALGDALANLLATQGIKVHREFYYNDAGVQIANLALSVQARLNGLKPGDAAWPESAYNGEYIAEIAIAFKASSEYQDDLEAIRQFAVAYLRNEQDIDLKTFGVKFDCYYLESSLYTDGSVAKIVEELQDIGKTYESEGALWLKTTDDGDDKDRVMRKSDGSFTYFVPDVAYHTSKWNRGFEKVINVQGSDHHGTIARVRSGLQGVAQKRGWNIPKTYPDYVLHKMVTVMRHGEEVKISKRAGSYVTVRDLVEWSGGVTPEMTADERELALQRGRDAVRFFLISRKADTEFVFDVDLALQQNDENPVFYVQYAHARICSILTQWGGQVSDLKGADLSLLQSKASDHLLRRLAEYPEMLTDAAADLSPHALAFYLRDLAGDFHTFYNADRVLVDDPALKLARLALLSATRQVLENGLKVLGVSAPAKM; from the coding sequence ATGTTGTTAACTAATAAAAATCGTTTAATTGAGATGCTCGGTGTGGCCCTGCAAGGTTTGGCTCAGGAGCGTGGCTTGGGCGATGCCCCGGCACCTCGTTTAGAGCGCCCTAAGGCTGTAGACCATGGCGATGTCGCTTGTAATATTGCCCTCCAACTCTCCAAGGCTTGGAAGCTAAATCCCAGGGAATTAGCGCAAGCACTGGTTGAGCGTCTGGAGCAGCAACCCGGCTATGCCGATCTCATTGCCTCTTGCGAAATCGCAGGGCCTGGTTTTATTAACTTTCGCCTGAGCAACGCCGCTAAAACTGCCGTGGTGCAAGAGATTCTCACGGCGGGAGCCCAGTTTGGTCAGTTGGCTCCAGAAGCAGCACCTGTCTCTAGTGCCATGATTGAGTTTGTGTCTGCCAATCCTACTGGCCCCCTCCACGTTGGCCATGGCCGTCAAGCTGCGTTAGGTGATGCGCTGGCAAACCTATTGGCAACTCAGGGCATTAAGGTGCACCGCGAGTTCTATTACAACGATGCTGGAGTACAGATCGCTAATTTGGCGCTCTCTGTGCAGGCCAGATTAAATGGGCTTAAACCGGGCGATGCCGCTTGGCCAGAGAGCGCTTATAACGGTGAGTACATTGCAGAGATTGCGATTGCTTTTAAGGCTTCCTCTGAATATCAAGATGATCTTGAAGCTATTCGTCAATTTGCTGTGGCGTATTTACGTAATGAACAAGATATCGATCTGAAAACATTTGGTGTGAAGTTTGATTGCTACTACCTAGAATCTTCCTTGTATACCGACGGTAGTGTTGCCAAGATTGTTGAAGAGTTGCAGGATATTGGTAAGACCTACGAATCTGAAGGTGCACTTTGGCTAAAGACAACGGATGATGGTGACGATAAAGATCGCGTTATGCGTAAGTCCGATGGCAGTTTTACTTACTTTGTGCCTGATGTCGCTTATCACACCAGTAAATGGAATCGTGGCTTTGAAAAAGTGATTAACGTCCAAGGCAGTGATCACCATGGCACGATCGCCCGTGTACGTTCAGGCTTGCAGGGCGTAGCGCAGAAGCGCGGTTGGAATATTCCAAAAACCTACCCGGACTATGTATTGCATAAGATGGTGACAGTTATGCGCCATGGTGAAGAGGTCAAAATTTCTAAGCGTGCAGGCTCTTATGTGACTGTACGTGACTTAGTTGAGTGGTCTGGTGGTGTTACGCCAGAAATGACAGCTGATGAGCGCGAGCTTGCGCTACAGCGCGGACGTGATGCGGTACGTTTTTTCCTCATCTCCCGCAAAGCTGATACTGAATTTGTATTTGATGTTGATTTAGCATTGCAGCAAAATGACGAGAACCCCGTGTTCTACGTGCAATACGCCCATGCGCGTATTTGCTCTATCTTGACTCAGTGGGGTGGGCAGGTTTCTGACCTGAAGGGTGCGGATCTTTCTCTTTTACAAAGCAAGGCTTCAGATCATCTCTTGCGTCGTTTGGCTGAATATCCAGAAATGCTCACGGATGCAGCTGCGGATTTATCGCCACATGCTTTAGCCTTCTACTTACGTGATTTAGCTGGAGACTTCCATACTTTTTATAATGCAGATCGCGTTCTGGTGGATGATCCTGCTTTGAAATTGGCTCGTCTGGCATTACTTTCGGCAACGCGCCAGGTGCTTGAAAATGGATTAAAAGTATTAGGTGTTTCAGCACCCGCTAAGATGTAG
- a CDS encoding DUF1840 domain-containing protein, whose protein sequence is MIYQFRSKAGPDVIMLADLTQRIFEILGRPLEPRGILTVEQLPALIIALETAILKDLEERAKSNTADPENAEKPKLADRLGQRAYPFLELMKQAKAKDEPVMWGV, encoded by the coding sequence ATGATCTATCAATTTCGCTCCAAAGCGGGTCCTGACGTCATCATGCTGGCTGATCTGACCCAGCGAATCTTTGAAATTTTGGGTCGCCCATTAGAGCCCAGAGGTATTTTGACGGTTGAGCAACTGCCAGCCCTCATCATCGCCCTAGAAACCGCCATTCTGAAAGATTTGGAAGAGCGAGCTAAAAGCAATACTGCCGACCCAGAAAATGCTGAGAAACCGAAGCTTGCAGACAGGCTGGGGCAGCGTGCCTACCCCTTCCTAGAGCTCATGAAACAGGCTAAAGCCAAAGATGAGCCGGTGATGTGGGGCGTTTAA
- the metH gene encoding methionine synthase, translating to MSKTTKTMPPMKLSGLEPFNVTTDVGFVNIGERTNVTGSKAFARMILNNQFDEALVVARQQVENGAQVIDINMDEAMLDSEAAMTRFLNLIASEPDIARVPIMIDSSKWSVIEAGLKCIQGKPIVNSISLKEGEESFRKQARLIRRYGAASVVMAFDEVGQADTFKRKTEICQRCYQILVNEIGFPAEDIIFDPNIFAIATGIEEHDNYAVDFINATRWIKENLPGAKVSGGVSNVSFSFRGNDRVREAIHTVFLYHAIQAGMDMGIVNAGQLGVYADLDPELRERVEDVVLNRFKEKDGKTPTERLLDIADQFKGGGAKQVENLVWRESPVRERLTHALVHGITTFIEEDTEELRAQIMGAGGRPIEVIEGPLMDGMNVVGDLFGAGKMFLPQVVKSARVMKQAVAILIPYIEEEKRLHIASGGEAKAKGKIVMATVKGDVHDIGKNIVTVVLQCNNFEVANMGVMVPCAEILKRAKEEKADIVGLSGLITPSLEEMTYVAQEMQRDDYFRERQIPLMIGGATTSRVHTAVKIAPHYDGPVVYVPDASRSVSVASSLLSDESAKKFIQDLRDDYVRIREQHANKKASPTISLEAARKNRELIDWANYVPEKPKFIGRRVFKNFSLSDIAKYIDWTPFFQTWDLAGKFPAILDDEIVGVEARKVFEDGKALLDKLIKGQWLQADAVVAFYPANTIGDDIVLYSDESREHPVFVWHNLRQQAERPVIDGVRRPNRCLADYVAPKDSNVADYLGCFAVTTGHGVEKKVAEFHAKHDDYSAIMLQSLADRLAEAFAELMHHRVRTDLWGYATDEILTNDQMINEEYRGIRPAPGYPACPAHEVKKDLLRVIGSEDIGMTLTESMAMNPASSVSGFYLAHPDARYFNVGKLSADQIEDLAKRRNESVEDIRRQLASSID from the coding sequence ATGAGTAAGACAACAAAGACAATGCCGCCGATGAAGCTTTCAGGTTTAGAGCCTTTTAATGTCACTACTGATGTCGGCTTTGTGAATATTGGTGAACGTACAAACGTCACAGGCTCCAAAGCATTTGCGCGCATGATTTTGAATAATCAATTTGATGAAGCGCTAGTAGTTGCGAGACAGCAAGTTGAGAATGGTGCTCAAGTTATTGACATCAATATGGATGAGGCAATGTTAGATTCTGAAGCGGCGATGACGCGCTTCTTGAATTTGATTGCTTCAGAACCGGATATTGCACGTGTACCGATCATGATTGACTCCTCCAAGTGGAGTGTGATCGAAGCCGGCCTGAAATGTATTCAAGGTAAGCCGATTGTGAATTCGATCTCTCTCAAAGAGGGAGAAGAGTCTTTTAGAAAACAGGCGCGACTAATCCGACGTTACGGCGCAGCATCCGTAGTGATGGCATTTGATGAAGTAGGCCAAGCAGATACTTTCAAGCGCAAGACCGAAATCTGCCAGCGTTGCTATCAAATTCTCGTGAATGAGATTGGCTTCCCAGCAGAAGATATTATTTTTGACCCCAATATCTTTGCCATTGCGACGGGTATTGAAGAACATGATAACTATGCGGTAGATTTCATCAACGCTACTCGTTGGATTAAAGAAAATCTGCCGGGCGCGAAAGTGAGTGGCGGCGTCTCTAATGTGAGCTTCTCTTTCCGCGGCAATGATCGCGTTCGAGAAGCGATTCATACGGTGTTCCTGTATCACGCCATTCAGGCGGGCATGGATATGGGCATCGTCAATGCAGGACAGCTCGGCGTATATGCAGACCTAGATCCTGAATTGCGTGAGCGCGTCGAAGATGTGGTGCTAAACCGTTTTAAAGAAAAAGATGGCAAGACTCCGACGGAGCGCTTGCTCGATATTGCCGACCAATTTAAGGGTGGAGGCGCAAAGCAAGTAGAGAACTTGGTCTGGCGCGAATCCCCGGTGCGTGAGCGTTTAACCCATGCATTGGTACATGGCATCACCACCTTTATTGAAGAAGATACTGAAGAGTTGCGTGCGCAAATTATGGGTGCAGGCGGTCGTCCAATCGAGGTGATTGAAGGCCCTTTGATGGATGGCATGAACGTCGTGGGCGACTTATTTGGTGCTGGCAAGATGTTCCTACCCCAGGTGGTCAAGAGTGCGCGAGTAATGAAGCAGGCGGTTGCGATTTTGATCCCGTACATTGAAGAAGAAAAACGTTTACATATTGCCTCTGGTGGCGAAGCCAAAGCCAAGGGCAAGATTGTGATGGCGACTGTTAAGGGTGACGTACACGATATTGGTAAAAATATTGTGACGGTAGTGCTGCAATGTAATAACTTTGAAGTTGCCAATATGGGTGTGATGGTACCTTGCGCAGAAATCCTCAAGCGCGCCAAAGAAGAAAAAGCAGATATTGTTGGTCTTTCTGGCTTAATCACTCCGTCCTTGGAAGAGATGACCTACGTTGCTCAAGAGATGCAGCGTGATGACTATTTCCGTGAACGTCAAATTCCATTGATGATTGGTGGTGCAACTACTTCACGCGTTCATACTGCAGTGAAGATTGCACCGCATTACGATGGCCCGGTAGTTTATGTGCCTGACGCTTCCCGCTCTGTATCGGTGGCATCGAGCTTACTATCCGATGAGAGTGCTAAGAAATTTATTCAAGATTTGCGCGATGACTATGTACGTATTCGTGAGCAACATGCCAACAAGAAAGCATCGCCAACCATCTCTTTAGAAGCTGCGCGCAAGAATCGCGAGCTGATTGATTGGGCTAATTATGTGCCTGAGAAGCCCAAGTTTATTGGGCGTCGTGTTTTCAAGAATTTCTCTCTCAGTGATATTGCCAAATATATTGACTGGACACCATTCTTTCAAACTTGGGATTTAGCTGGTAAGTTCCCAGCAATCTTGGACGATGAAATCGTTGGCGTAGAGGCTCGTAAAGTATTTGAAGATGGCAAGGCACTACTGGATAAATTAATCAAAGGTCAGTGGTTGCAAGCAGACGCTGTAGTGGCCTTCTATCCAGCAAACACAATAGGTGATGACATTGTCTTGTATAGCGATGAATCTCGTGAGCATCCAGTGTTTGTTTGGCATAACCTGCGCCAGCAGGCTGAGCGCCCAGTAATAGATGGTGTTCGTCGACCTAATCGTTGCTTGGCAGATTATGTAGCGCCAAAAGATTCCAATGTGGCTGATTACCTTGGCTGCTTTGCTGTGACGACTGGTCACGGCGTTGAGAAAAAAGTGGCTGAGTTTCATGCGAAGCATGATGATTACAGCGCAATCATGTTGCAATCCTTGGCTGATCGTTTAGCGGAAGCATTTGCAGAATTAATGCACCACCGTGTTCGTACGGACCTATGGGGTTATGCAACTGACGAGATTTTGACGAATGATCAAATGATCAATGAGGAATACCGCGGTATCCGTCCAGCCCCTGGTTATCCTGCTTGTCCTGCTCATGAAGTTAAAAAAGACTTATTGCGCGTCATTGGTTCAGAAGATATTGGTATGACCTTGACTGAGTCGATGGCCATGAATCCGGCCTCCAGTGTCAGCGGCTTTTATCTGGCCCACCCAGATGCGCGTTATTTCAACGTTGGTAAGCTTTCTGCGGATCAGATTGAAGATCTTGCTAAGCGTCGCAACGAGTCAGTTGAAGATATCCGTCGCCAGCTGGCAAGCTCAATAGACTAG